A genomic stretch from Planctomycetota bacterium includes:
- a CDS encoding sodium:proton antiporter: MNAESFPFWSAVPFAGLLAAIAFLPLAAPHWWHANRNKALVSAGFALPALVVAAVREPGSLTHAALEYTAFVCLLGSLYTISGGIRLAGGLTGTPLSNAGLLAAGGVLANLVGTTGASMLLIRPLLEANRGRRSRVHVVVFFLFVVANVGGCLTPLGDPPLFLGFLRGVPFAWTLRLWREWLFVGGTLLALFFAVDSILWRREGSPAPSPSRAPMRLSGSVNVLLLFGVATVVLASGLAVYPRYGETASLLFQSAAMSALGAVSWAVTPRELRRENGFSWHPLGEVAVLFAGIFVAMIPALAILRERGAALGVSRPWEYFWATGLLSAFLDNAPTYLSFLSLAQHLPDEVVGTTHAALEAISCGAVFFGAMTYIGNGPNFMVKAVAEHDGVRMPSFFGYVLWSGAILLPLFAGVTVLFLRGAGTPQLSLTGGVRFG; encoded by the coding sequence ATGAACGCGGAGTCCTTTCCCTTCTGGTCGGCCGTTCCTTTCGCGGGGCTTCTGGCGGCGATCGCGTTTCTGCCTCTGGCGGCTCCGCATTGGTGGCACGCGAACCGGAACAAGGCTCTCGTTTCCGCGGGCTTCGCCCTGCCCGCGCTCGTCGTGGCCGCGGTCCGGGAACCGGGCTCGCTCACCCACGCGGCCCTGGAATACACGGCGTTCGTCTGCCTGCTGGGTTCGCTCTACACGATCTCCGGCGGGATCCGGCTGGCGGGGGGCCTCACGGGAACGCCCCTTTCGAACGCCGGGCTTCTCGCCGCGGGCGGCGTCCTGGCCAACCTCGTGGGCACCACCGGCGCGTCGATGCTCCTGATCCGGCCCCTCCTGGAGGCCAACCGGGGACGCCGCTCGCGGGTGCACGTCGTCGTCTTCTTTCTCTTCGTCGTGGCCAACGTCGGCGGATGCCTGACGCCCCTCGGAGACCCGCCGCTCTTTCTCGGATTCCTGAGGGGCGTACCGTTCGCCTGGACCCTGAGGCTCTGGCGGGAATGGCTGTTCGTGGGGGGAACGCTCCTGGCGCTTTTCTTCGCCGTCGATTCGATTCTGTGGCGACGCGAAGGATCGCCCGCCCCGTCGCCGTCGCGGGCCCCGATGCGGCTCTCCGGATCCGTGAACGTCCTGCTCCTTTTCGGGGTCGCCACCGTGGTGCTGGCGAGCGGCCTGGCGGTCTACCCCCGATACGGGGAAACGGCCTCGCTGCTCTTCCAGTCCGCGGCGATGTCGGCCCTGGGAGCGGTCTCCTGGGCGGTCACGCCGCGGGAGCTTCGGCGCGAAAACGGCTTCTCCTGGCATCCTCTGGGGGAGGTGGCGGTGCTCTTCGCGGGGATCTTCGTGGCGATGATTCCCGCGCTGGCGATTTTGCGGGAACGCGGCGCGGCGCTCGGGGTGTCGCGCCCCTGGGAATATTTCTGGGCGACGGGCCTTCTTTCGGCCTTCCTCGACAACGCGCCCACGTATCTTTCGTTCCTCTCCCTGGCTCAGCATCTGCCCGACGAGGTGGTCGGCACGACCCACGCGGCGCTGGAGGCGATCTCCTGCGGCGCGGTTTTCTTCGGAGCCATGACCTACATCGGCAACGGCCCCAATTTCATGGTCAAGGCCGTGGCGGAGCACGACGGCGTGCGGATGCCGTCCTTTTTCGGATACGTGCTCTGGTCGGGAGCGATCCTTCTGCCGCTTTTCGCGGGGGTGACGGTTCTTTTCCTGCGCGGCGCCGGGACGCCGCAATTGAGCTTGACCGGCGGCGTCCGGTTCGGGTAG